The DNA region CGGGCGCGTCAAGGTGGTGAAGGTCGACGTCGACCAGTCGCCGGCGACCGCGGCGAAGTTCGCGGTGATGTCGGTTCCGACGCTCATCTTCTTCCGCGACGGGCAGGTGCGCGACCAGCACATGGGCGTCCTCTCCCGGCAGCAGCTCGCGGACAAGCTGGCGCGGGTGTTGTGACGTGCACGCTCTCCTCGAGCGCATCAACGAGTGGGGGTACGCCCTCAGCGAGACGCTGCAGTCGCAGCTCGACGCCGGATCCGCGGCCGCGTTCTTCGTGGTGTTCCTCGCCGGGGTGCTGACGAGCTTCACGCCTTGCGTCTACCCGATGATCCCGGTGACGGTGACGTTCATCGGAGGGGCCGCCGGCGGCAATCGGCGGCGCGCGGTGCTGCTCTCCTCGGTGTACGTGCTCGGGATGGCGCTGATCTACGCCGCACTCGGCGTGGTCGCGGCGCTGATCGGGAAGACGTTCGGCGACTGGACGCGCAACCCGTGGGTCTACGGTGCGGTCGGCCTGCTCATCGTGGGCTTCGGCGTGGCGATGCTCGACATCGTCACCCTCCGCGTGCCGGCGTTCTTCGGCGGCCTGCAGCGGCAGGGAGTCCGGAAAGGCGGGGTCCTCGGCGCGCTCCTGATGGGCGTCGCCGCGGGTTTCGTCGCCGCGCCGTGTACGGCACCGGTGCTCGGGCTGCTGCTGACGTGGGTCTCGACGACCCGCAACGTCGTCCGCGGGAGCCTGCTCCTCTTCGTGTTCGCGCTGGGGCTCGGGATGCTCCTGCTCCTGCTGGGCATCTTCTCGGGGATGCTCTCGAGTCTGCCTCGCGCGGGCGCATGGATGGACCGCATCAAGAAGGGTTTCGGCGTCGCGATGCTCCTGATCGGCGCGTGGTTCCTCTACCTGGCCGTCGGGATGGCGCTCGCCTCCGGCGGCGGCGCTTGATCGGATCCGGGGTCCTTCTCGGCGCCGCGCTGTTCGCCGGCGTCGAGGTTCAGGAGGTCTCCGGGGGTGCCGCCGCGCGTCTCGACGCGCCGGACCAGGGGGTGCTGCACGTGGCGGTCTTCGCGACGTGGTGCCCCCCGTGCGTCGCCGAGCTCGATCGCCTCGCGGAGTGGGAGGCCCGCTTCGGCGCGGACGGGTACCGGCTCGTGGTTCTCGCGATTCCCGAGCGGCAGAGCGCCGAGCGCCTCCGCCGTTTCCACGACGAAAACCACGTCCCCGGGCGGTTCCTGTGGGATCCGGCGGGCCGCGGGCTTCGGGCACTCGACGTCTCGGGCGTTCCCACCCACATTCTCCTCGGACCCGGCGGCCGCGAGCTCTGGAGGGGAGGAGCCCTCGAGGAGCTCGGCGAGGCCGGGCTCGAGGCGCTGCTCGCGGGGCAGCCGCCGGCGGAG from Candidatus Polarisedimenticolaceae bacterium includes:
- the trxA gene encoding thioredoxin, with translation MSVHNATDQNFAAEVLQAAGPVLVDFSATWCAPCKKLEPVVHAFASEFAGRVKVVKVDVDQSPATAAKFAVMSVPTLIFFRDGQVRDQHMGVLSRQQLADKLARVL
- a CDS encoding cytochrome c biogenesis protein CcdA, giving the protein MHALLERINEWGYALSETLQSQLDAGSAAAFFVVFLAGVLTSFTPCVYPMIPVTVTFIGGAAGGNRRRAVLLSSVYVLGMALIYAALGVVAALIGKTFGDWTRNPWVYGAVGLLIVGFGVAMLDIVTLRVPAFFGGLQRQGVRKGGVLGALLMGVAAGFVAAPCTAPVLGLLLTWVSTTRNVVRGSLLLFVFALGLGMLLLLLGIFSGMLSSLPRAGAWMDRIKKGFGVAMLLIGAWFLYLAVGMALASGGGA
- a CDS encoding TlpA disulfide reductase family protein gives rise to the protein MIGSGVLLGAALFAGVEVQEVSGGAAARLDAPDQGVLHVAVFATWCPPCVAELDRLAEWEARFGADGYRLVVLAIPERQSAERLRRFHDENHVPGRFLWDPAGRGLRALDVSGVPTHILLGPGGRELWRGGALEELGEAGLEALLAGQPPAEESR